In Deinococcus taeanensis, one DNA window encodes the following:
- the dnaN gene encoding DNA polymerase III subunit beta yields MHVNVTRKALSDALGLMERVIPSRSSNPLLTSLKVDVSEHGLTLSGTNLEIDLSCVVPAEVRHPKSFVVPAHLFGQVVRNLGGELVELELDGSEISVRAGGSEFKLQIGDLDAYPPLTFPDAAHVSLDAAELARALGSVRYAASNEAFQAVFRGIKLEHHADVIRVVASDGYRVAIREFPSSGAGRNLIIPARSVDELIRVLKDGQARFTYGDGLLSVTTDRVHMNLKLLDGDFPDYERVIPKDIRLQATLSAALLKDAVNRVAVLADKNANNRVEFLISENRLRLAAEGDYGRAQDTLEVVQRGAEPAMSLAFNARHVLDALGPIDGDVELNLSGSTTPAIFRAAGERSYTAVLVTLRV; encoded by the coding sequence ATGCACGTCAACGTCACCCGCAAGGCGCTGAGCGACGCCCTGGGCCTGATGGAGCGGGTCATTCCCAGCCGCAGCAGCAACCCGCTGCTCACCAGCCTGAAAGTCGACGTGAGTGAGCACGGCCTGACCCTGAGCGGCACGAACCTGGAAATCGACCTCTCCTGCGTCGTCCCGGCCGAAGTGCGCCACCCGAAGTCCTTCGTGGTGCCCGCCCACCTGTTCGGGCAGGTCGTGCGCAACCTCGGCGGTGAACTCGTCGAACTCGAACTGGACGGTTCGGAGATCAGCGTCCGGGCGGGCGGCTCGGAATTCAAACTCCAGATCGGGGATCTCGACGCCTACCCGCCCCTGACCTTCCCAGACGCCGCGCATGTCAGCCTCGACGCCGCCGAACTGGCCCGCGCCCTGGGCAGCGTGCGCTACGCCGCAAGCAACGAAGCGTTCCAGGCAGTGTTCCGCGGCATCAAGCTCGAACACCACGCCGACGTCATCCGCGTGGTCGCGTCCGACGGGTACCGCGTGGCCATCCGAGAATTCCCGTCCTCCGGGGCGGGGCGCAACCTGATCATCCCCGCGCGCAGCGTCGACGAACTGATCCGCGTGCTCAAAGACGGCCAGGCGCGCTTCACCTACGGCGACGGCCTGCTCAGCGTCACCACGGACCGCGTGCACATGAACCTGAAACTCCTCGACGGCGACTTCCCGGACTACGAGCGGGTGATTCCCAAGGACATCCGGCTGCAGGCCACCCTCAGCGCCGCCCTGCTCAAAGACGCTGTGAACCGCGTCGCGGTGCTTGCGGACAAGAACGCCAACAACCGCGTGGAGTTCCTGATCTCCGAAAACCGCCTGCGCCTCGCCGCAGAGGGCGATTACGGGCGCGCGCAGGACACCCTCGAGGTGGTGCAGCGCGGCGCCGAGCCCGCCATGAGCCTGGCGTTCAACGCCCGTCACGTCCTGGACGCCCTGGGGCCCATCGACGGGGACGTGGAGCTGAACCTGTCGGGCAGCACCACCCCCGCCATCTTCCGCGCCGCCGGTGAACGCAGCTACACCGCCGTCCTGGTCACCCTGCGGGTGTGA
- the fdhF gene encoding formate dehydrogenase subunit alpha has translation MALPATPGEPLIDVLNRSGMELPQVCYHPQLGAIQTCDTCLVEVNGELIRACGTRVSGNMTVQTETRGARDSRAAAFDKILGNHLLYCTVCDNNNGNCVVHNTTALLQVQHQVTPYHPKPYLKDESNPFYRYDPDQCILCGRCVEACQNLQVNETLSINWEDPHPRVLWDGGRPINESSCVSCGHCVTVCPCNALMETSMLGEAGLMTDLPLPVFQQAVDFVKAAEPSIGYGPILTLSDTEAAMREQSIERTKTVCTYCGVGCSFEVWTKERHILKIEPTHGPANGVSTCIKGKFAWDHINSEERLTTPLIREGDRFREASWEEALSLIARKFNETRAQYGPDALAFIASSKCTNEEAWLMQKLARAVVGTNNMDNCSRYCQSPATMGLWRTVGYGGDSGSITDLEKAGLVIGIGTNTAESHPVLATRVKRSHKLRGQRLIVADLREHEMAQRADLFVRPKPATDFVWLSAVTKYILDEGLESRDFLEQWVNGLDEYRESIARFTLDYAEEVTGISQDELRQIAHEIVQADGTCIMWAMGVTQQCGGSETSTAISNLLLVTGNYMRPGAGSYPLRGHNNVQGASDMGAMPAFMGGYQKVDDPVVREKFQAKWGVPLPEAKGLDNHEMVHAIHEGTLRVMYLKGEEMAIVDSNVNYVDEAFEKLDFFVVQDMFFSRTAQFADVVLPASPSLEKDGTFTNTERRIQRLYKALEPLGGSKPDWEIIQLVANAMGANWNYTHPSQIMDEIASLVPLYAGVTYERLEGFKSLQWPVLPDGSDTPLLFTQGFPFPDGKARLYPAEFLPPVEVPDAEYDLHFNNGRMLEHFHEGNMTFQSAGITSKVPGTFVEVSPELAAERGLESGRQVRLVSRHGAVRLPVHVTERVQGRQLYMPMNTQDAQQAVNRLTGSHTDLSTHTPAYKDTAVRMEILPEMGENPLPRINHRYGRPTPQRGVEVERKWLRSDYRFPGDDPRRTPVARQVAPEQAGGDD, from the coding sequence GTGGCTTTGCCGGCCACCCCGGGCGAGCCGCTGATTGATGTGCTGAACCGGTCTGGCATGGAACTGCCGCAGGTCTGCTACCACCCGCAGCTGGGGGCAATCCAGACGTGTGACACCTGCCTGGTGGAGGTGAACGGCGAGCTTATCCGGGCCTGCGGCACCCGCGTCAGTGGCAACATGACTGTCCAGACCGAGACCCGGGGTGCCCGGGACTCACGCGCCGCGGCCTTCGACAAGATTCTGGGCAACCACCTGCTGTACTGCACAGTGTGCGACAACAACAACGGCAACTGCGTGGTCCACAACACCACCGCGCTGCTGCAGGTGCAGCATCAGGTCACGCCGTACCATCCGAAGCCTTACCTCAAGGACGAGAGCAATCCGTTCTACCGCTACGACCCGGACCAGTGCATCCTGTGTGGCCGCTGCGTGGAGGCCTGCCAGAACCTGCAGGTCAACGAGACCCTCTCGATCAACTGGGAAGATCCCCACCCGCGTGTGCTGTGGGACGGCGGGCGTCCGATCAACGAGAGCAGTTGCGTCAGTTGCGGGCATTGCGTCACCGTATGCCCCTGCAACGCCCTGATGGAGACAAGCATGCTGGGTGAGGCCGGTCTGATGACGGACCTGCCGCTGCCCGTGTTTCAGCAGGCGGTGGATTTCGTCAAGGCGGCCGAGCCCAGCATCGGCTACGGACCTATCCTGACGCTCTCGGACACCGAGGCGGCCATGCGTGAGCAGAGCATCGAGCGCACGAAGACCGTGTGCACGTACTGCGGCGTGGGCTGCTCGTTTGAGGTCTGGACGAAAGAGCGCCACATCCTCAAGATCGAGCCGACGCACGGCCCGGCCAATGGAGTGTCCACCTGTATCAAGGGCAAGTTCGCCTGGGACCACATCAACAGTGAAGAGCGCCTGACCACCCCGCTGATCCGCGAGGGAGACCGCTTCCGCGAAGCCAGCTGGGAGGAGGCTCTGTCGCTCATCGCGCGCAAGTTCAATGAGACCCGCGCCCAGTACGGCCCGGACGCGCTGGCCTTTATTGCCTCCTCGAAATGCACCAATGAGGAAGCCTGGCTGATGCAGAAGCTGGCCCGCGCAGTGGTGGGCACCAACAACATGGACAACTGCTCGCGCTACTGCCAGTCGCCGGCCACCATGGGCCTGTGGCGCACCGTTGGTTACGGCGGAGACAGCGGCTCCATCACCGATCTCGAAAAAGCCGGGCTGGTCATCGGCATCGGGACGAACACCGCCGAGTCGCACCCCGTGCTGGCCACGCGGGTTAAGCGGTCCCATAAACTGCGCGGCCAGCGCCTGATTGTCGCCGACCTGCGCGAGCACGAGATGGCGCAGCGGGCCGACCTGTTCGTCCGGCCCAAACCTGCCACGGATTTCGTGTGGCTCAGCGCAGTCACGAAATACATTCTCGACGAGGGGCTCGAAAGCAGGGACTTCCTCGAGCAGTGGGTCAATGGCCTGGATGAATACCGCGAGAGTATCGCCCGGTTCACCCTGGACTACGCCGAGGAAGTGACGGGCATCAGTCAGGACGAGCTGCGCCAGATCGCGCACGAGATCGTGCAGGCTGACGGCACCTGCATCATGTGGGCCATGGGTGTCACGCAGCAGTGCGGCGGCAGCGAAACCAGCACCGCCATCAGCAACCTGCTGCTCGTCACGGGCAACTACATGCGCCCCGGCGCCGGATCGTACCCGCTGCGCGGGCACAACAACGTGCAGGGCGCCAGCGACATGGGGGCCATGCCCGCGTTCATGGGCGGCTACCAGAAGGTCGACGACCCCGTGGTGCGGGAAAAATTCCAGGCGAAGTGGGGCGTGCCCCTGCCCGAAGCCAAGGGCCTGGATAACCACGAGATGGTTCACGCCATCCATGAGGGCACCCTCCGGGTGATGTACCTCAAGGGTGAGGAAATGGCCATCGTGGATTCCAACGTCAACTACGTGGACGAGGCCTTTGAGAAGCTGGACTTCTTCGTGGTGCAGGACATGTTCTTCTCCCGCACGGCGCAGTTTGCCGATGTGGTGCTGCCCGCCAGCCCCAGCCTGGAGAAGGACGGCACGTTCACGAACACCGAGCGCCGCATTCAGCGCCTGTACAAGGCCCTGGAACCGCTGGGTGGCAGCAAGCCTGACTGGGAGATCATCCAGCTGGTGGCCAACGCGATGGGGGCGAACTGGAACTACACCCACCCGTCCCAGATCATGGATGAGATCGCGAGCCTCGTGCCTCTGTACGCTGGCGTCACCTATGAGCGCCTGGAGGGCTTCAAGTCACTGCAGTGGCCGGTGCTCCCCGACGGCAGCGACACGCCGCTGCTGTTCACTCAGGGATTCCCCTTCCCCGACGGGAAAGCGCGGCTGTACCCGGCAGAGTTCCTGCCGCCTGTGGAAGTCCCGGACGCCGAGTATGACCTGCACTTCAACAACGGCCGCATGCTGGAGCACTTCCACGAGGGCAACATGACCTTCCAGTCGGCGGGGATTACCAGCAAGGTTCCCGGCACCTTTGTGGAGGTCTCGCCGGAACTCGCGGCCGAGCGCGGCCTGGAAAGCGGGCGGCAGGTGCGTCTGGTGTCACGTCACGGTGCAGTGCGCCTGCCGGTCCACGTGACCGAACGGGTCCAGGGCAGGCAGCTCTACATGCCCATGAACACCCAGGACGCCCAGCAGGCGGTCAACCGCCTGACCGGGAGCCACACGGACCTCAGTACGCATACTCCCGCCTACAAGGACACGGCCGTGCGCATGGAGATTCTGCCGGAGATGGGCGAGAACCCACTGCCGCGCATCAATCACCGCTATGGCCGTCCCACGCCGCAGCGCGGCGTGGAGGTCGAGCGCAAGTGGCTGCGCAGCGACTACCGCTTCCCAGGCGACGACCCCCGGCGTACCCCGGTGGCCCGGCAGGTGGCGCCCGAGCAGGCAGGAGGAGATGACTGA
- a CDS encoding DUF7587 domain-containing protein, translated as MINNNSQNIVYRVIKPEENPAKGLFAPFQDSARNRTGHVLDGSREEYLQSWISATRDYNVALQWAEKSGNRIVAIDLSKVTATVVDVSTPEGRAKYLRGVTANNRASASVEILIDRTVPANAIMFMTEVCK; from the coding sequence GTGATCAATAACAACAGTCAGAATATCGTCTACAGAGTAATTAAGCCAGAGGAAAATCCTGCCAAGGGATTGTTCGCACCCTTCCAAGACAGCGCACGAAATAGAACTGGGCACGTTTTAGATGGTTCAAGAGAGGAATATCTCCAGAGCTGGATTTCGGCAACTCGTGATTATAATGTCGCGTTGCAATGGGCAGAAAAAAGTGGCAATAGAATCGTAGCAATTGACCTATCGAAAGTTACTGCTACGGTGGTGGATGTGTCCACACCTGAAGGCAGGGCGAAGTATCTGCGAGGTGTTACGGCAAATAACAGAGCATCGGCTTCAGTAGAAATTTTGATTGACAGAACGGTTCCAGCTAACGCCATAATGTTTATGACCGAGGTGTGCAAATGA
- a CDS encoding DMP19 family protein, producing the protein MTDPTARPTPASTPAPTIRDLRGTALAALALCALRTWGRHESKDALLARLPEDQRLAVMAWWMDGQTKNGSFVQWHVNGLSGHAPSLAAYYAGKGPHADQVAQVLRAVHAQFQAPAGPDVTALHALSGTYFGVADQAIDELSAHLTGSERSA; encoded by the coding sequence ATGACTGATCCCACCGCCCGTCCGACGCCGGCGTCCACTCCGGCCCCCACCATCCGTGATCTGCGCGGCACGGCCCTCGCCGCCCTCGCCCTGTGCGCCCTGCGCACCTGGGGCCGTCATGAGTCGAAAGACGCCCTGCTCGCGCGACTGCCGGAAGACCAGCGCCTCGCGGTGATGGCCTGGTGGATGGACGGCCAGACCAAGAACGGGTCATTTGTGCAGTGGCACGTCAACGGTCTGTCCGGACACGCCCCGTCGCTCGCGGCCTACTACGCGGGGAAAGGTCCCCACGCCGACCAGGTGGCGCAGGTGCTGCGCGCCGTTCACGCCCAGTTCCAGGCGCCCGCTGGCCCCGATGTCACGGCCTTGCACGCCTTGAGCGGCACGTACTTTGGCGTGGCCGATCAGGCCATCGACGAACTCAGTGCTCACCTGACCGGCTCTGAACGCTCCGCGTGA
- a CDS encoding response regulator transcription factor, translating to MTTPTMIPTAPLRDTAPILLVEDGGAMRSLQRFLLRREGWPLIECDDLGDARTVLAATTPALVVLDVNLPSGSGLELLPLIDRSRTRVLVMSAATAQADLAPGVADAFLAKPFELGAFTALIEQLTH from the coding sequence ATGACCACCCCGACCATGATCCCCACCGCGCCCCTGCGCGACACGGCGCCCATTCTCCTGGTGGAGGACGGCGGCGCGATGCGGTCCCTGCAACGCTTTCTGCTGCGGCGCGAAGGCTGGCCCTTGATTGAATGTGACGATCTGGGCGACGCCCGGACGGTGCTGGCGGCAACCACGCCGGCACTCGTGGTGCTGGACGTCAACCTGCCCAGCGGCAGTGGTCTGGAACTGCTCCCGCTCATCGACCGGTCGCGCACGCGGGTACTGGTCATGAGTGCGGCCACCGCCCAAGCGGACCTGGCGCCCGGCGTGGCCGACGCCTTCCTGGCCAAACCGTTTGAACTGGGCGCGTTTACGGCCCTGATCGAACAGCTCACACACTGA
- the dinB gene encoding DNA polymerase IV — protein sequence MRKVVHVDADAFFASVELRDDPSLRGKAVAVAYHGPRSVVTTATYEARQYGVRSALPLRTALARCPHLIVIEPRMDAYREASRIIQGVFHEFTDLVEPLSLDEAYLDVTTSKRGPPSATLIAQEIRRLVRERTGGLTVSAGVSYNKLLAKLGSGMNKPDGLTVILPEQADALLARLSVGDFYGIGPVTAGKLERMGIKTGADLRARSLPELTSAFGSHGAHMYAIARGIDERPVDPSDDRKSVGTEDTYDTDLRTLPEMLAKLPGLSERTSRHLTRHGLAGRVVAVKVKFANFELLTRQQRLPAPVQAPEEIERVARRLLTADLIGGRAVRLLGVSVSALLDPQGRDVAVPLFRLV from the coding sequence ATGCGCAAGGTGGTGCATGTGGACGCGGACGCTTTTTTCGCCAGCGTGGAACTGCGGGATGACCCGAGTCTGCGCGGTAAGGCGGTCGCGGTCGCGTACCACGGCCCCCGCAGCGTGGTCACCACTGCGACCTATGAAGCGCGGCAGTACGGGGTGCGCAGCGCGTTGCCCTTACGAACCGCCCTGGCGCGCTGCCCGCACCTGATCGTGATTGAACCCCGCATGGACGCCTACCGCGAAGCCAGCCGGATCATTCAGGGGGTCTTTCACGAGTTCACTGACCTGGTCGAACCGCTGAGCCTGGATGAGGCCTATCTGGACGTCACCACCTCCAAGCGGGGCCCGCCCAGCGCCACCCTGATTGCTCAGGAGATCCGCCGCCTGGTCCGGGAACGGACCGGGGGCCTCACGGTCTCCGCCGGCGTCTCGTACAACAAACTGCTGGCCAAGCTCGGGTCCGGCATGAACAAGCCCGACGGCCTCACAGTGATCCTTCCGGAGCAGGCTGACGCCCTGCTGGCCCGGCTGTCAGTGGGAGACTTCTACGGGATCGGACCCGTCACGGCCGGGAAGCTGGAACGCATGGGCATCAAGACGGGGGCGGACCTGCGCGCCCGGTCCCTGCCGGAACTCACGTCCGCGTTCGGCAGTCACGGGGCGCACATGTACGCGATTGCCCGCGGCATCGACGAGCGCCCCGTGGACCCGAGTGACGACCGCAAGAGTGTCGGCACCGAGGACACGTACGACACGGACCTGCGGACCCTCCCTGAGATGCTGGCCAAACTCCCGGGCCTCAGTGAACGCACCAGCCGCCACCTCACCCGGCATGGCCTGGCTGGCCGGGTGGTGGCCGTAAAAGTGAAGTTCGCCAACTTCGAGCTGCTCACCCGTCAGCAACGCCTCCCCGCCCCCGTGCAGGCGCCGGAAGAGATCGAACGGGTCGCGCGGCGCCTCCTCACCGCGGACCTGATCGGCGGCCGCGCCGTGCGGCTGCTGGGCGTGAGTGTCAGCGCCCTCCTCGACCCGCAGGGCCGGGACGTCGCGGTGCCGCTGTTCCGCCTGGTGTGA